Sequence from the Marinobacter antarcticus genome:
TTATTGTGGAAGGCAACCCGGGCCCACTGGCGGCACTGGTAACGCGCCTGAGCGAAAGCGGCCTCAAGATCATCGAGCGGGACGGCCCAGGCCGCCTGCATTTCGGCGAAGCTGTACTGGCACTGACCGATGGCCGCATGGCGACCGAACGCGCCGCAGCGGAAGCCTGCAACAACCTGATTCTGCTGGACCTGGCGTTCGATTACGCCAAAGCCAGCCGCCTCGCTATCGCCGCGGCCGATCAGGCGACCTCACAGGCCGTAAATGACGCCTGCGCCCTGCTGCAAAAAGCCGGCATTGCCGTGAGTCAGATCGCCGACCGACCGGGCCTCGTGATTATGCGCACCGTTGCAACCCTGGCCAATGAAGCCGCTGACGCGGCGCTGCACGGCGTGGCTTCCGTCAGCGATATCGATCTTGCCATGAAAGCCGGCCTGAACTATCCGGAAGGCCCGCTTCGCTGGAGCGACAACCTCGGGTTCAGCCTTGTGCATACAGTACTGACACACCTTCAGCAGAGCTACGGCGAAGATCGCTACAGGCCGGCATTGCTGCTGCGGAAAAACCGGTTTGCCGAAAAGGGGTTCTATTCATGAGCAACGAACACCACGCACCCGATGCCCAAAAGCTGGCACAGGACTGCGCCGAATCCATGTACGAGCGGGATGAGGCCAGCCGTAACCTTGGCATGAAGATTACCCACGTATCCCCGGGCAAAGCCACGGTCACCATGCCGGTCACCAGCATCATGATTCAGGGCCACGGCTCGTGTCATGGTGGCTACCTGTTCACTCTGGCCGATTCGGCTTTTGCCTTTGCCTGTAATAGCTATAACAAAGCCACTGTGGCTTCAGGCTGCTCCATCGATTACATGCTCGGTGCCCGTGAAGGCGATGTGCTGACCGCCAATGCGGTTGAGCAGTCCCGCGGTAACCGCACCGGCGTGTACGACATCATAATCACTAACCAGAACGGCCACGTGATTGCCCTGTTTCGCGGCAAGTCCTATCAGGTACGCGGCGAAGTCATCCAGTCGGAGAATGAGCAATGAGTAACGAAAAACGCCTGCAAAATGCCTACATAGTGGATGCGGTACGCACACCGATTGGCCGCTACGGCGGCTCCCTTGCAACCGTGCGCGCCGACGATCTGGGGGCCATTCCCATGAAGGCACTTAAAGACCGCTATAGCGAACTGGACTGGGCTGCCATAGACGACGTGCTCTACGGCTGTGCCAACCAGGCCGGTGAAGACAACCGTGACGTGGCCCGCATGTCATTACTGCTGGCCGGTTTGCCGATTGATGTGCCGGGCGGCACCATCAACCGCTTGTGTGGCTCCGGTATGGATGCCATTGGCAGCGCAGCCCGGGCATTGCGCACGGGCGAAGCCAGCCTGATGTTGGCCGGCGGCGTGGAATCCATGTCGCGGGCACCTTTCGTGATGGGCAAGGCAGACTCCGCCTTCAGCCGAAAAGCCGAGATGTTCGACACCACCATAGGCTGGCGTTTCGTAAACCCGTTGCTTAAAAAGCAGTACGGCATTGACTCCATGCCGGAGACCGCCGAGAACGTCGCCGCCGATTTCAGCATTACCCGGGAAGATCAGGATGCCTTCGCCCTGCGCAGCCAGCAGCGTACCGTTGCGGCTCAGAAAGCAGGACGCTTTGATAATGAAATCGTGCCGGTGAGCGTTCCACGCCGCAAGCAGGACCCTCTCATTGTTGATACCGATGAACACCCGCGGGAAACCAGCCTGGAAAAGCTCGCCAGCCTGGCAACACCGTTCCGTGA
This genomic interval carries:
- the paaI gene encoding hydroxyphenylacetyl-CoA thioesterase PaaI, whose translation is MSNEHHAPDAQKLAQDCAESMYERDEASRNLGMKITHVSPGKATVTMPVTSIMIQGHGSCHGGYLFTLADSAFAFACNSYNKATVASGCSIDYMLGAREGDVLTANAVEQSRGNRTGVYDIIITNQNGHVIALFRGKSYQVRGEVIQSENEQ
- the pcaF gene encoding 3-oxoadipyl-CoA thiolase, whose protein sequence is MSNEKRLQNAYIVDAVRTPIGRYGGSLATVRADDLGAIPMKALKDRYSELDWAAIDDVLYGCANQAGEDNRDVARMSLLLAGLPIDVPGGTINRLCGSGMDAIGSAARALRTGEASLMLAGGVESMSRAPFVMGKADSAFSRKAEMFDTTIGWRFVNPLLKKQYGIDSMPETAENVAADFSITREDQDAFALRSQQRTVAAQKAGRFDNEIVPVSVPRRKQDPLIVDTDEHPRETSLEKLASLATPFRDGGSVTAGNASGVNDGACALLLASGDALKQHNLKPRARVVAMATAGVAPRIMGMGPAPATRKVLKTAGLELADMDVIELNEAFAAQALAVLRDLGLPDDAEHVNPNGGAIALGHPLGMSGARLVTTALNELERRHQQGQSARYALCTMCIGVGQGIALIIERVDSAE